GTTTACATTACCAGACAAATTACCCGATAGGCATTACCCAAGAGTCGTTAGAAAGAAACCGACGAAATATCCTTATAAACGAAAAATGCCAGTCAGCTCTTAACTGACTGGCATTACGGTAATTACCGGGCTTTTTTATAGTTTTTTATTTGATTTTTATTAGCTTTAGAAAAGCTAAACTAACCGAATTGCGACAAGAGCAAAACTGAAATCTGAAAGAAAACGGCAAGAAACTAAAAGCTTTATTTATTCAACAGCCTATTAGGCTCTTTATTGTTATTTAGCTCGTGTACCGTTACTTCATACTTTTCGTTGCCAGGCATTTGACCACTAGCCATGCCAGTTTCAATAAAGCCAAGCGATTTATAGAACGCTAACGCGGCATTATTGCCTTTCAATACTTCTATTGAAAATATGCGAGCAGGTGACCCAATAACAGCTTTCACTAATGCTTTACCAATGCCACTGCGATAGGTAGTTGGATCAACATATAACCAAGCAATTTCTTCTTTGTCATATGCAATAAACCCAACAACTTGATCATTTTGCTCAGCAATCAATATTTCATATTCAAACAAATCTTCATTCTCTGCAGCTACTTCCAGTGGTAAGAACGCACTTTCTAGTGAGGCACCTCGCAGTTCATCTAATCGAGCTGAGTCGTGTATCTCGCAGATACGGGCCCAGTCTTTTTCTAAATAATCACGAATTATCATATTGAGTTTTGGTTTTCGTTTCGTTTTGGTTTTGGTTTTGGAGAGTTGGAGTTTTCAGGTTTGGTTTCCATGTAATGCCTAATGTTTGAATAAACAGTGAAAAATTAGTTATTGATCTCAAAGCCTTGAGTTAGGAATACTTTATTTTAGGTTCGCTATTTTCTGATTTAGCTCATAGCCACTATCGGTAACGATAGCCTCTACTGCGGCTAACCTTTCTTTTAATGCTTTTACTTCATTTTGAAGCTCAAGGTTTGTCTTGCTATCAAGCCCACTTTGTAGCGCTTGCAATTGGGCATTTACTTCTGATTTGTATTTAAAATACTTAGAAATAAAAATACCAATTAAGATCGGTGATGCAAAAGTTAAAATAACGAGTAATAGTTCGAACATTTAATTTCCCTTTAAATTTATAGTGATAAGAAGGTGTCAGTCAAAACAGCTGAACTGCATTGTCCTTTTGAGTAACTTGTATGGATAATTACCCACCTAAATAACCATTTTCGGTAAAGTGAGACCCAAGCCTTAGCGGCAACTAAGGCCTTCTTTTACAGTAGTTCGATTGATTAATGGCTCCTCAATTGAGAGACCGGTAACAAGAACGAACGCTGTAAAAGACTCCAAGCAACATACTCGAATAGTCTACTGGGTCTCGAACCCGCATTATGCAAGCAAGGGTTAGCTTATTATGAAAACAGTCATCAATCAAAAGATTCACGTTGGGGTTGATACAGGTAAATACCAACTGGATGTTTACCTTCGTCCTTTGGACATTTACTTCACCGTCACCAATGACGAAAAAGGGATTACAGAGGCCATAAATCAGCTCAAGCAATACCCGATTGAACGCATCGTTATTGAAGCGACAGGACGGTTAGAAATGCCCTTTATTATGGCGTGTGCGAATAGTAAACTTCCCTTTGTTATCGCCAATCCTATTCACATCAAACGCTTTGCTGGTGCGATTGGGCAACGGGCTAAAACGGACAAACTTGATGCGCAGCTTATCGCCCACTATGGGGAAGTGATTAAACCA
The nucleotide sequence above comes from Thalassotalea euphylliae. Encoded proteins:
- a CDS encoding GNAT family N-acetyltransferase, coding for MIIRDYLEKDWARICEIHDSARLDELRGASLESAFLPLEVAAENEDLFEYEILIAEQNDQVVGFIAYDKEEIAWLYVDPTTYRSGIGKALVKAVIGSPARIFSIEVLKGNNAALAFYKSLGFIETGMASGQMPGNEKYEVTVHELNNNKEPNRLLNK